A window of the Helianthus annuus cultivar XRQ/B chromosome 4, HanXRQr2.0-SUNRISE, whole genome shotgun sequence genome harbors these coding sequences:
- the LOC110935589 gene encoding uncharacterized protein LOC110935589 — MDHSEEEINSMDFPIVALDSNVHNRHHHSLSLVHLQQPNLKNENADDDDEDEVEGEVDFVEEDRQCNLCKEQIWSFHLCYYSCKSCDYSLHKFCAELPNTITNHPLHPDHTMVLKYSYGFCRCIICNLKRENYLYHCEVCNYYIDIICFSMSEHKINHPSHDHQLERMYGQKDVLLCVACGYKHEGVFFQCTACPWFRINLYCAFLPTKLLIQNHTDGIFIHPHPLTLTYSFPYSEIEAKFYPLCRVCGDEFYSHLWIYKCDKCRYYVHFDCATSKREPFMSIFRHPGLGKTSKNFIEDEHPNLLHCPFQDEGDNLVKFHMSNRKELIRKHDDKMLNHFSHQHPLILFDTQSSVDKQTLSLHDPKKRIQLLCDGCVKPVTTLPFYMCCQFADGQCCFILHEWCAKLPSQVHDYVGHPEHTLSLIPKVSSKFFGVFHCPICDLPSNGFAYGCTTCEFYVDINCAFIPKDITHDAHPGHLLSIVNPAAKQSKGFCNACLLVMEDCKPGFHCPSCDFYFHVECALLLPKVIENKCDKHPLSLRYEPAQDHISEYFCEICEGELNPWKWFYHCTTCAQSMHAACMPLILQVQCEQATYKHYERCVYEFLNVKFGGTLEIKGHSHRLAFVQGRESDGECSECGDEMQYKMIFKCLECEFAVDYRCASRLVG; from the exons ATGGATCATTCTGAGGAGGAAATTAATTCGATGGATTTTCCAATTG TTGCTTTGGACTCGAATGTTCACAATAGACATCATCATTCACTCAGCCTTGTGCATCTGCAACAACCGAATCTTAAAAATGAAAATGCGGACGATGACGATGAGGATGAAGTTGAAGGTGAAGTTGATTTTGTGGAAGAAGACCGTCAATGCAATCTGTGTAAGGAACAGATCTGGTCATTTCATTTGTGCTACTACTCCTGCAAGTCTTGTGACTACTCATTGCACAAATTTTGTGCAGAATTACCCAATACCATAACAAACCACCCACTACACCCTGACCATACAATGGTTTTAAAGTATAGTTATGGGTTCTGTAGGTGTATAATCTGCAACCTTAAGCGAGAAAACTATTTGTATCATTGTGAAGTTTGCAACTATTATATTGACATAATTTGTTTTTCCATGTCGGAACATAAGATAAACCACCCTAGTCACGATCACCAACTGGAGCGAATGTACGGACAAAAAGATGTCTTACTTTGTGTAGCGTGTGGTTATAAACATGAAGGGGTCTTCTTTCAGTGTACCGCTTGTCCTTGGTTTCGGATAAATTTGTATTGTGCTTTTCTGCCTACCAAGTTACTAATTCAAAATCATACGGATGGGATTTTCATTCATCCGCATCCACTTACTCTTACCTATTCCTTTCCGTACTCCGAAATTGAAGCTAAATTCTATCCCCTATGTAGAGTATGTGGTGACGAATTTTATTCTCATTTATGGATTTACAAATGCGATAAATGCCGATATTACGTGCATTTTGATTGTGCCACTTCAAAGCGAGAGCCATTTATGTCCATCTTTCGGCATCCAG GCCTTGGCAAAACTTCTAAAAATTTTATAGAAGATGAGCATCCGAATCTGCTCCATTGTCCATTTCAAGATGAAGGTGACAACCTTGTGAAGTTTCATATGTCTAATAGAAAAGAGTTGATTAGGAAACATGATGATAAAATGCTCAACCATTTTAGTCATCAACACCCACTCATCCTTTTCGACACGCAATCATCAGTTGATAAACAAACACTTTCTCTACACGATCCCAAGAAAAGAATTCAACTGTTATGTGATGGATGTGTGAAACCAGTCACGACATTACCATTTTACATGTGTTGCCAATTTGCTGATGGACAATGTTGTTTTATTCTTCATGAGTGGTGTGCGAAGCTACCATCTCAAGTACATGACTACGTAGGGCATCCCGAGCATACTCTTTCTCTCATTCCGAAAGTCTCTAGTAAGTTCTTTGGTGTGTTTCATTGTCCCATATGCGATTTACCATCCAATGGTTTCGCGTATGGATGTACAACCTGTGAATTTTATGTTGATATCAATTGTGCATTCATACCCAAAGATATTACACATGACGCTCATCCAGGTCATCTTCTCTCAATAGTAAATCCTGCAGCTAAGCAATCAAAAGGGTTTTGCAACGCGTGCTTACTTGTGATGGAGGATTGTAAGCCGGGATTTCATTGTCCCTCTTGTGATTTCTACTTTCATGTAGAATGTGCTCTGTTATTGCCTAAAGTGATTGAGAACAAGTGTGATAAACATCCTTTGAGCTTAAGATATGAACCAGCACAGGACCATATTAGCGAATACTTTTGTGAAATATGTGAGGGTGAACTTAACCCTTGGAAATGGTTTTATCATTGCACAACATGTGCTCAATCTATGCACGCTGCTTGTATGCCCTTAATACTTCAAGTTCAATGTGAACAAGCTACATACAAGCATTATGAAAGATGTGTTTATGAGTTTCTCAATGTAAAATTTGGAGGAACGCTTGAGATCAAAGGTCACTCACACCGCTTGGCCTTTGTTCAAGGGCGTGAGAGCGATGGCGAGTGCAGTGAGTGCGGTGACGAGATGCAGTACAAGATGATCTTTAAGTGCTTGGAATGTGAGTTTGCAGTTGATTATAGATGTGCTTCTAGATTAGTCGGTTGA